The Leisingera methylohalidivorans DSM 14336 genome has a window encoding:
- a CDS encoding branched-chain amino acid ABC transporter permease, with the protein MMVTRESLLNWAMIAALLLVPLAAWSLDEPFIITLATKAAILALAGVGLNIALGLGGLISLGHAAFFGIGGYAMGILAAHAQNYEPLFEWPFLFEGSNQMPLIWLTAVVFSALAALVIGALSLRTSGVYFIMITLAFGQMLYYFAISWSAYGGEDGLSIWVRNEFPGLNTLDPIQFFAIAYVILCGALFFAARLARSPFGLALAAARQNEDRVEAVGLTPFTLRLTAFVISGAITGLAGALFADLNRFVSPTMLSWHTSGEIMIFVILGGVGRLYGPVAGAALYIVLEHLLGGISDYWQIFLGVLLLLIVLFARGGLIGAIAGREKAHG; encoded by the coding sequence ATGATGGTTACCCGCGAAAGCCTGCTGAACTGGGCAATGATTGCAGCTCTTTTGCTGGTGCCGCTGGCGGCCTGGTCGCTGGATGAACCGTTCATCATCACCCTGGCGACCAAGGCCGCGATCCTGGCGCTGGCCGGGGTTGGCCTGAACATCGCCTTGGGGCTGGGCGGGCTGATCAGCCTGGGCCATGCGGCGTTTTTCGGGATCGGCGGCTATGCCATGGGCATTCTTGCCGCTCATGCCCAGAATTACGAGCCGTTGTTTGAATGGCCGTTCCTGTTTGAGGGCAGCAACCAGATGCCGCTGATCTGGCTGACGGCTGTGGTGTTCAGCGCGTTGGCGGCGCTGGTCATCGGGGCGTTGTCCTTGCGCACCTCAGGTGTCTATTTCATCATGATCACATTGGCTTTCGGGCAGATGCTCTATTACTTCGCGATCAGCTGGAGCGCCTATGGCGGCGAAGACGGGCTGTCGATCTGGGTCCGTAATGAATTTCCGGGGCTGAACACCCTGGACCCGATCCAGTTCTTTGCCATTGCTTATGTGATCCTGTGCGGCGCGCTGTTTTTTGCCGCCCGGCTGGCGCGCTCGCCATTTGGGCTGGCACTGGCCGCCGCACGCCAGAACGAAGACCGGGTCGAGGCGGTGGGGCTGACCCCGTTTACCCTGCGGCTGACGGCCTTTGTGATTTCCGGCGCGATCACCGGGCTGGCGGGGGCACTGTTTGCGGATCTGAACCGGTTCGTCAGCCCCACCATGCTGAGCTGGCACACCAGCGGCGAGATCATGATCTTTGTGATCTTGGGCGGTGTCGGGCGGTTGTATGGTCCGGTGGCCGGTGCAGCGCTGTATATCGTGCTGGAGCATCTCTTGGGCGGCATCAGCGATTACTGGCAGATCTTCCTGGGCGTGCTGCTGCTGCTGATTGTGCTGTTTGCCCGCGGCGGGCTGATCGGAGCGATTGCGGGGCGGGAGAAGGCGCATGGCTGA
- a CDS encoding branched-chain amino acid ABC transporter permease produces MTYILVLEQILNGLQFGIMLFLMAAGLTLVFGVMGLINLAHGSLYMVGAFAAAAVAGWTGSFLLALIASLAAAAAAGALMELVVIRRLYRRDHLDQVLATFALILIFSEGTRWLFGSFPLFLDVPSYLSGPVTLPGGIEYPLYRLAIILTGLAIAAGLFLLIARTRIGIQIRAGEADREMIAALGVDISKLYTLVFALGAALAGLAGALVGAIQSVQVGMGEPVLILAFVVIVIGGIGSIKGALAGALLVGMTDTLGGVFLPRLFTLFMEPASAASAGASLASMLIYILMAGVLLVRPSGLYGGSA; encoded by the coding sequence CTGTTTCTGATGGCAGCCGGTCTGACGCTGGTGTTCGGGGTGATGGGGCTGATCAACCTGGCCCATGGTTCGCTTTACATGGTTGGCGCCTTTGCTGCCGCCGCCGTAGCCGGGTGGACAGGCTCGTTTCTGCTGGCGCTGATCGCCAGCCTGGCCGCCGCGGCTGCCGCGGGCGCTCTGATGGAGCTGGTGGTGATCCGCCGCCTCTACCGGCGCGACCACTTGGACCAGGTGCTGGCGACCTTCGCACTGATCCTGATATTTTCCGAAGGCACCCGCTGGCTGTTCGGATCCTTCCCGCTGTTTCTGGACGTGCCGTCCTATTTGTCGGGGCCGGTTACCCTGCCGGGCGGCATTGAATACCCGCTGTACCGGCTGGCGATCATCCTGACCGGGCTGGCCATTGCCGCGGGGCTGTTCCTGCTGATCGCCCGCACCCGCATCGGCATCCAGATCCGCGCAGGCGAGGCCGACCGCGAGATGATTGCCGCCCTTGGCGTCGATATTTCCAAACTCTACACGCTGGTGTTTGCCCTAGGCGCCGCATTGGCCGGTCTGGCCGGTGCGCTGGTGGGGGCAATCCAATCGGTCCAGGTCGGCATGGGCGAGCCGGTTCTGATCCTGGCCTTTGTGGTGATCGTCATCGGCGGCATCGGCTCGATCAAGGGCGCCTTGGCGGGGGCGCTGCTGGTCGGGATGACCGACACTTTGGGCGGCGTGTTCCTGCCGCGGCTTTTCACCCTGTTCATGGAGCCTGCCAGTGCGGCATCGGCCGGCGCGTCACTCGCCTCGATGCTGATTTACATTCTAATGGCGGGGGTTCTTTTGGTGCGCCCATCGGGCCTTTATGGAGGGAGCGCATGA